A genomic segment from Phormidium ambiguum IAM M-71 encodes:
- the cdaA gene encoding diadenylate cyclase CdaA, whose amino-acid sequence MGDALRKWLTDPSWVLRLVDVGLVLALTYMVLVIIGERRTLWVVRGFIILMLASVLSKSLDLYLLNFVLDKLVVGSAVAMAVIFQSEFRRFLEQLGRGEIMQLFNQPGRAIPKQDSVTDEIVDAVKELSQNRIGALIIMETSSPIDEQDFSVPGVKLNAEVSKELLQTIFQTSTLLHDGAVLIAGSRIVSAGVILPLSERTASRQLGTRHRAAMGITERVENCLCIVVSEETGSISLAEKGVLNRPLTGSKLKELLELRFSSSSDERAVAPIRSIGRQIGSGGQALFGRLFSWRSNVKDKR is encoded by the coding sequence ATGGGAGATGCGCTACGCAAATGGCTGACCGACCCTAGTTGGGTTCTGCGTTTAGTTGATGTGGGTTTGGTTTTAGCTCTCACCTATATGGTGCTGGTCATCATTGGTGAGCGACGTACCCTTTGGGTGGTCAGGGGATTTATTATCCTGATGTTGGCTAGTGTTTTAAGTAAAAGTCTAGACTTATATCTCTTGAATTTTGTTCTGGACAAATTAGTAGTTGGTTCAGCTGTAGCAATGGCTGTAATCTTTCAGTCGGAGTTTCGCAGATTTTTAGAACAGCTTGGTCGGGGAGAGATTATGCAGTTGTTTAATCAACCTGGTCGAGCTATCCCTAAGCAAGACAGTGTAACTGATGAAATTGTGGATGCGGTGAAAGAACTGTCTCAAAACCGAATTGGGGCCTTAATCATTATGGAAACTAGTAGTCCAATTGATGAGCAGGATTTTTCGGTGCCGGGGGTGAAACTGAATGCGGAAGTGTCTAAGGAACTGTTACAGACGATTTTCCAAACTTCAACTTTATTGCATGATGGGGCGGTGTTGATTGCTGGTTCACGAATTGTCTCGGCAGGAGTGATTTTACCTCTTTCGGAGCGGACGGCATCTCGTCAGTTGGGGACGCGCCACCGGGCGGCGATGGGAATTACGGAGCGAGTCGAAAATTGTTTATGTATTGTTGTATCTGAAGAAACGGGTTCGATTTCGTTAGCGGAAAAGGGAGTGCTAAATCGACCTTTAACTGGCAGTAAACTAAAGGAACTTCTGGAGTTGCGCTTTTCTTCTTCTAGTGATGAGAGGGCTGTTGCTCCTATCCGTAGTATAGGTCGGCAAATTGGTTCTGGTGGACAGGCGCTTTTTGGACGTTTATTTAGTTGGCGGTCAAATGTAAAGGATAAGAGATGA